The Aquipuribacter hungaricus DNA segment GACCCCGTCGAGCGACCCTGCGGCGGGGCGGGAGCGCAGGCTGGACGGCCCCACCGACGGGGGCCGCACGGCGGGGTCGACCCCGAGCTCGGCGGAGATGCCCTGCCACACGTGGGCGGGCACGGCGACGCGCTGCGGGGCCGCGGCGCCCTCGGGGCCGCGGGCGGAGCGGACGGTCGCGGCCAGGTCGGCCACGGTCTGGCGGCACCCCTCGCACCCGGCGACGTGGTCGAGCCCGGCGGGGTCCAGGACGTGCTCGCCGAGCGCGTGGAGGGCGAGCAGGTCGACGTCAGGGTGCGGTCGCACGGCCCACCTCCATGCTGTCGCGCAGGCGGAGCAGGCTGCGGCGGATGTGGCTCTTGACCGTCCCCAGGGGGATGCCGGTCGAGGCAGAGATCTGGGTGTGGGTGAGGTCGTGGAAGAACGCGAGCTCGACGATGCCGCGCGCGGGCTGGTCGAGGGCGGCCATGGCGTCCAGGACGGCCAGGCGCTCCACGACGTGCTCGGGGGCCTCGTGCGCCGGGGCGGTGGTGGCTCCGACGACCTCGCGGGCGGCGTCTGCCTGGCGGGACTGCCGGGCGCGCTGGTGCCAGGTGTCGGCGCAGACGTGCCGGGCGATGCCCACGAGCCAGCCGACGAGGCTGCCGCGCGAGGCGTCGAACGTCTCCCGGCCGCGCCAGGCCCGGACGAACACCTGCTGGGTCGCGTCCTCGGCGTCGGGACGGTCGGCGAGGGCGCGCATGCTCACGCCGTGCACGAGCGGGGCCCAGCGCTCGTAGGCCTCGGCGAGCGCCCACTCCTCGCCCGCGGCGAACGCCCGGCCGACGTCGGCGTCGTCCGCCGCGCCGGGGTCCGGCGCGGGGACGACGGCGAGGCGCGGCCCCGTCACGGGGGGCGGGGCGGCGTCCACGCTCCTGAGACTAGGGCGGTCGGGGTGCCGGGGCAGGTCGGCCGCCGGCCGCACCAGGGCGAGGCTCACGGCACGGGCACCGGGACGGCGGTGACGACGACGTTGTCGGCGTACCGGCGGGAGCCCGGCAGGTAGTCCCCGCCGCAGGTGATGACGACGAGCCGGTGCGAGCCCTCGCGGGCGAAGATCGTCTCCACGGGCAGGTCGGTCTTGGTGATGCGCTCGCGGCTGACCACCTCGTAGCGGGTGGTCGCGCCGGTGGCGTCGCCGACGAGCACCTCGGCGCCCACCTCGACGCCGCGCAGGTCGACGAGCGCCCCGGGGCCGCCCGCGACGGTGTCGACGTGCCCGGCGAGCACGGCGTTCCCCTCCGGGGCGCCGACGCCGGGCCCGTAGCGGTACCAGCCGACCCGGTCGACCTCGGCGGGGACGACCATGGCGCCGTCGTCCATGACGCCGACCGGGTCGACGGCGGCGTCGACCCCGAGCGAGGGGACCTGGAG contains these protein-coding regions:
- a CDS encoding class F sortase, producing the protein MSTADDRRPRRPSSGVRRRSARVRRRWTALLVAVAVAAVLAPAGWLLTRPAPQAGLPLEQALAPGGTTPSPASPSTPPVAPSEVPADPAPAPAGRAQPGGVVVRDASPGAAAPRRGADPVRLQVPSLGVDAAVDPVGVMDDGAMVVPAEVDRVGWYRYGPGVGAPEGNAVLAGHVDTVAGGPGALVDLRGVEVGAEVLVGDATGATTRYEVVSRERITKTDLPVETIFAREGSHRLVVITCGGDYLPGSRRYADNVVVTAVPVPVP
- a CDS encoding RNA polymerase sigma factor yields the protein MDAAPPPVTGPRLAVVPAPDPGAADDADVGRAFAAGEEWALAEAYERWAPLVHGVSMRALADRPDAEDATQQVFVRAWRGRETFDASRGSLVGWLVGIARHVCADTWHQRARQSRQADAAREVVGATTAPAHEAPEHVVERLAVLDAMAALDQPARGIVELAFFHDLTHTQISASTGIPLGTVKSHIRRSLLRLRDSMEVGRATAP